The proteins below are encoded in one region of Apium graveolens cultivar Ventura chromosome 4, ASM990537v1, whole genome shotgun sequence:
- the LOC141720989 gene encoding serine/arginine-rich SC35-like splicing factor SCL30A translates to MRGRSYGYSPSPPRDYRSSRRRSPSPRGYYGGRGRDGPTSLLVRNLRHDCRPEDLRRPFGEFGPLKDVYLPRDYYSGEPRGFGFVQYVYPEDAEDAKYHMDGQVLLGRELTVVFAEENRKKPHEMRARGRSYGRKQSSERYRSYGRSYSRSPDYSPSPRARGRGYSRSISPRGRSYREMSRSRTPYGSRSPSRSPVSIRSPSRSRSRSAEPY, encoded by the exons ATGAGGGGTAGAAGTTATGGTTACAGTCCCTCACCACCAAGGGATTACAGGAGCAGCAGACGTCGGAGTCCTAGCCCGAGGGGTTATTATGGTGGCCGCGGTAGAGATGGTCCTACCAGTCTATTGGTTCGCAACCTTCGCCATGATTGTAG GCCGGAAGATCTCAGAAGACCATTTGGCGAGTTTGGTCCTTTGAAAGATGTTTACTTACCGAGAGATTATTATTCAGG GGAGCCGCGTGGTTTTGGTTTTGTGCAATATGTGTATccagaggatgctgaagatgctaAATATCATATGGATGGTCAAGTGCTCCTTGGTCGTGAGCTGACTGTTGTATTTGCTGAAGAGAATCGGAAGAAACCCCACGAAATGAGGGCAAG GGGCCGATCATATGGCAGGAAACAATCGTCGGAGCGCTATAGAAGCTATGGGAGATCTTATTCTCGTAGTCCAGATTATTCACCTTCACCAAGGGCCAGGGGAAGAGGATATTCGAG GTCAATTTCTCCTAGAGGTCGGAGCTACAGGGAAATGTCTCGCTCAAGGACTCCTTATGGCTCTAGGAGTCCTAGCAGAAGCCCAGTTAGCATTCGAAGTCCTAGCAGGAGCAGGAGCAGGAGTGCTGAACCTTACTAG